The proteins below are encoded in one region of Telopea speciosissima isolate NSW1024214 ecotype Mountain lineage chromosome 10, Tspe_v1, whole genome shotgun sequence:
- the LOC122643802 gene encoding ubiquitin C-terminal hydrolase 12-like, producing MAGLILLDPSSDLLFFLQQEDDAMFPHSAFAYSSQPMEVTSKGEVAVWVRDNLADDSKKEACYVGLKNESATRYMHPLLQTLYHIPCFRKAVYQITTMNDMPSEIPRIMQSLFYKLQYSNYIVGTRSLDYSFLGGTRGVGSMRLDALGLSSELFRILEDKLKETNMKGTIQQLFEGHYMDYKSTRKESFVGLQLDVKGCRDVHASFNKYVEGDNENSPVQHGHRVRCYLFIVNGEQYSNVGASQALNSQITEASML from the exons ATGGCG GGTTTGATTTTACTGGATCCAAGCTCTGATTTGTTGTTCTTTTTGCAGCAGGAAGACGATGCGATGTTCCCTCATTCGGCTTTCGCCTACAGTTCCCAACCAATGGAAG TAACAAGTAAAGGTGAGGTTGCTGTCTGGGTTCGGGATAATTTGGCAGATGACTCGAAAAAGGAAGCATGTTATGTTGGACTTAAGAACGAATCTGCAACCCGTTACATGCATCCACTCCTTCAGACTTTGTACCATATCCCCTGCTTTAGAAAG GCTGTGTACCAAATTACAACCATGAACGATATGCCATCAGAGATCCCTCGGATTATGCAGAGCTTATTCTATAAGCTTCAGTACAGTAACTACATTGTTGGGACGAGATCTCTGGATTATTCCTTTCTGGGGGGCACTCGTGGTGTTGGTTCCATGCGACTTGATGCACTGGGACTTAGTAGTGAACTTTTCCGAATTCTGGAAGATAAACTGAAG GAAACTAATATGAAGGGTACAATTCAACAGTTGTTTGAAGGGCACTATATGGACTACAAGTCTACAAGAAAGGAGTCATTTGTCG GCCTTCAGCTTGATGTCAAAGGTTGTAGAGACGTCCATGCTTCTTTTAATAAGTATGTTGAGGGTGATAATGAGAACAGTCCTGTGCAACATGGACACCGGGTAAGATGCTATCTGTTCATAGTTAATGGTGAGCAGTATAGTAATGTGGGAGCATCTCAGGCTTTAAACTCACAGATTACAGAGGCTTCCATGTTATGA